In the genome of Solibacillus silvestris, one region contains:
- a CDS encoding Nif3-like dinuclear metal center hexameric protein, with the protein MKSVNGNEIIQVFESWSPKKYACMPNDPIGLAIGTLNKPVTKVLVTLDVTNEVVDEAIDNGCELIIAHHPPIFMKLSNLRTDNPKGALYEKCLKNDIAVYAAHTNLDVAPGGVNDLLADALQLENRKILEVSFEEKMMKLAVFVPVDDADALRDVLAKAGAGRLGHYEACSYTLEGKGRFRATEGADPAVGEIGELHIEEEEKVEVVFPQSMKNKILKAMLNNHPYEEPAYDLFTMDVDTNKQGLGRIGKLKQPMTLREFAQLVKVQLDVPCLRAVGPLDRVVQKVAVVGGDGNKYIRAAKFAGADVFVTGDIGFHMAQDAEVEGLSIIDPGHHVEKVMIKGVAEKMASLCADQKLPVEFIQSKINTEPFQFI; encoded by the coding sequence GTGAAATCCGTAAATGGCAACGAGATTATCCAAGTATTTGAATCATGGTCACCTAAAAAATATGCATGCATGCCGAATGATCCGATCGGCTTGGCCATTGGTACGTTAAATAAGCCTGTCACAAAAGTGCTTGTAACACTTGACGTGACAAATGAAGTCGTAGATGAAGCGATCGACAATGGTTGTGAGCTTATTATTGCCCATCATCCGCCGATCTTTATGAAGCTCTCAAACTTGCGTACAGATAATCCGAAAGGGGCACTGTATGAAAAGTGTCTGAAAAATGATATCGCTGTATATGCAGCGCACACGAATCTCGATGTAGCGCCGGGCGGGGTCAATGATTTACTGGCAGATGCTTTGCAACTGGAAAACCGCAAAATTCTAGAAGTGTCGTTCGAAGAAAAAATGATGAAGCTAGCCGTATTCGTTCCTGTGGATGATGCAGATGCTTTGCGTGATGTGCTGGCTAAAGCCGGAGCCGGTCGTTTAGGCCATTATGAGGCATGCAGCTATACATTGGAAGGTAAAGGCCGTTTTCGTGCAACAGAAGGAGCAGATCCGGCTGTAGGGGAGATCGGTGAGCTTCACATCGAGGAAGAGGAAAAAGTGGAAGTCGTGTTCCCGCAATCGATGAAAAATAAAATATTAAAGGCGATGCTAAACAACCACCCGTACGAAGAGCCTGCTTATGATCTGTTTACGATGGACGTTGACACAAATAAACAGGGGCTTGGCCGAATTGGTAAGTTAAAACAACCGATGACATTACGGGAATTTGCCCAATTAGTGAAGGTACAGTTGGACGTGCCTTGTCTGCGTGCTGTTGGACCTTTGGACCGTGTTGTCCAGAAGGTTGCAGTTGTTGGAGGAGACGGCAATAAATATATTCGTGCTGCAAAATTTGCGGGGGCTGATGTATTTGTAACAGGAGATATCGGCTTCCATATGGCGCAGGATGCAGAAGTGGAAGGCTTAAGCATTATCGATCCAGGTCACCATGTTGAAAAGGTCATGATTAAAGGCGTTGCAGAAAAAATGGCTTCTTTATGTGCGGATCAAAAATTGCCTGTTGAATTTATCCAATCCAAAATCAATACAGAACCGTTTCAGTTTATTTAA
- a CDS encoding 4-hydroxy-3-methylbut-2-enyl diphosphate reductase, giving the protein MKVVKINPRGYCYGVVDAMVIARNAALDPTLPRPIYILGMIVHNKHVTDAFEQDGIITLDGDNRKEIIEQVEQGTVIFTAHGVSPEIREIAKRKGLVSIDATCPDVTVTHDLIREKTAEGYDIIYIGKKGHPEPEGAIGVAPDHVHLVQSMNDIDKLAFENEKILVTNQTTMSQWDVAFLMDSLKEKFPHVEVHKEICLATQVRQEAVAEQAGASDLLIVVGDPKSNNSNRLTQVSVEIAGTPSYRISDISELQIEWLENVETVAVTAGASTPTPIVKEVISFLEKFDKNDPATHEIVRSVTLDKILPKIKAPKPVEKIMPY; this is encoded by the coding sequence ATGAAAGTTGTTAAAATTAATCCGCGTGGATACTGCTATGGGGTAGTAGACGCTATGGTCATTGCACGCAATGCCGCACTTGATCCTACATTACCAAGACCAATCTACATTTTAGGTATGATTGTACACAATAAACATGTTACAGATGCATTTGAACAAGATGGCATCATTACGCTTGATGGCGACAACCGTAAAGAAATAATTGAACAGGTAGAGCAAGGCACAGTTATATTCACGGCACACGGTGTATCACCTGAAATCCGTGAAATCGCGAAACGTAAAGGACTCGTATCAATTGACGCGACTTGCCCGGACGTTACGGTGACACATGACTTAATCCGCGAAAAAACAGCAGAAGGCTACGATATTATTTATATCGGTAAAAAAGGACATCCTGAACCGGAAGGCGCAATCGGTGTTGCACCAGACCATGTTCACCTAGTTCAATCGATGAACGATATCGATAAGCTTGCTTTTGAAAATGAAAAAATTCTCGTAACAAACCAAACGACAATGAGCCAATGGGATGTCGCTTTTCTGATGGATAGTTTAAAAGAAAAATTCCCTCATGTCGAAGTGCATAAAGAAATTTGCCTGGCGACACAAGTCCGTCAAGAAGCAGTAGCTGAACAGGCCGGTGCTTCCGATTTATTAATCGTTGTAGGCGATCCAAAATCGAACAACTCGAACCGTTTAACACAAGTATCAGTAGAGATTGCCGGAACACCATCTTACCGCATTTCGGATATTTCAGAGCTGCAAATTGAATGGCTGGAAAACGTTGAAACAGTAGCAGTAACAGCAGGCGCTTCAACACCGACACCAATCGTTAAGGAAGTCATTTCATTCTTGGAGAAGTTCGACAAAAATGATCCTGCAACACATGAAATCGTACGCTCCGTAACTTTGGACAAAATTTTACCGAAAATTAAAGCTCCAAAACCAGTTGAAAAAATTATGCCTTACTAA
- a CDS encoding NAD(P)-dependent oxidoreductase has translation MTNVENKQVGGTPAQTQPSQPGIESKMNPLPTQPYEYSGSDKLKGKVAIITGGDSGIGRAVALAYAKEGANLVINYLEKEQSDAEETKQLVEKEGVQAILVEGDIGDYETSKKLVKTALDHFQQINIVVNNAAVQYPVDSFLDITVEQWDKTFRTNLDGIFYLCKEAVPHLGQGDSIICTTSVNAYRGHSILIDYTSTKGAIVGFVRSLAQNIADRGIRVNMVAPGPIWTPLIPSTFDADQVAEFGTETPLKRPGQPSELAGAYVLLASQDGTYITGQCIHVNGGGTMCS, from the coding sequence ATGACAAACGTTGAAAATAAACAAGTTGGCGGTACACCCGCACAAACTCAGCCATCACAACCTGGAATCGAAAGCAAAATGAACCCATTACCAACACAGCCTTATGAATATTCGGGAAGCGATAAGTTAAAAGGCAAAGTGGCAATTATTACGGGCGGTGATTCAGGAATTGGCCGAGCGGTTGCCCTTGCCTACGCAAAAGAAGGGGCAAATCTTGTTATAAACTATTTGGAAAAAGAGCAATCCGATGCAGAAGAAACGAAACAACTGGTTGAAAAAGAAGGCGTTCAGGCGATTCTTGTTGAAGGGGATATCGGTGATTATGAAACAAGTAAAAAACTTGTAAAGACAGCACTTGACCATTTCCAGCAAATTAATATTGTCGTAAATAATGCAGCGGTACAATATCCTGTCGATTCATTTTTAGATATTACGGTCGAACAATGGGACAAAACATTCCGTACAAATTTGGATGGTATTTTTTATTTATGCAAAGAAGCTGTTCCGCATTTGGGGCAGGGAGATTCTATTATATGTACGACATCGGTCAATGCCTACCGAGGCCATTCGATTTTAATTGATTATACATCGACAAAAGGTGCGATTGTAGGCTTTGTCAGAAGTTTAGCACAAAATATAGCTGATCGAGGAATCCGCGTAAATATGGTCGCACCAGGACCGATTTGGACACCATTAATTCCTTCTACATTCGATGCGGATCAAGTAGCGGAATTCGGTACTGAAACACCATTAAAACGCCCAGGACAGCCGAGTGAGCTTGCTGGGGCATATGTGCTGCTGGCATCCCAGGACGGAACATATATTACCGGCCAATGTATCCATGTAAATGGCGGCGGCACTATGTGTTCATAA
- a CDS encoding DEAD/DEAH box helicase, whose translation MSKYTDYQFKPFLQDAIAKLGFTEPTPIQKEMIPLVLKGKSAIGQAHTGTGKTHSFLLPIVERIVEEKQEVQAVITSPTRELAQQIFDALNQLVEGTEISTKLFIGGTDKQRTIDRLKTQPQIVVGTPGRIKDLVKENALLVHTAPILVVDEADLAFDMGFIEDIDGFASHMPEKLEMFVFSATIPEKLKPFLKKYMDSPIHIHMNDKRPVAEGIDFVLVPVRSKARNTRLLEVIKGINPFLAVIFCNTRKNAESVASFLAEQGIRAGQIHGDLSPRDRKKMMKQVRDLEFQYIVATDLAARGIDIQGISHVINYEIPEDLEFFIHRVGRTARAGSKGTAITLFQPEDEDAVVRIEKMGIPFVQKDIKNGEWSDLKDRHQRASRKGERKEDEIDAKAKALVRKPKKVKPGYKRNMKWEMEKVKKRERRIKARRNNN comes from the coding sequence ATGTCAAAATATACTGATTATCAATTCAAGCCATTTTTGCAGGACGCCATTGCAAAGCTTGGATTTACAGAGCCGACACCCATTCAAAAAGAAATGATTCCACTCGTATTAAAAGGTAAGAGTGCAATCGGACAAGCTCATACAGGAACAGGAAAAACACATAGTTTTTTATTGCCGATCGTAGAGCGTATTGTAGAAGAAAAACAAGAAGTACAGGCGGTTATCACGTCGCCGACACGAGAACTGGCACAACAAATTTTTGATGCGTTAAACCAGCTTGTTGAAGGAACGGAAATTTCAACAAAATTATTTATCGGCGGTACGGACAAACAACGTACAATCGACCGATTAAAAACACAGCCTCAAATCGTTGTAGGTACACCGGGTCGTATTAAAGATTTGGTGAAAGAAAATGCATTGCTTGTTCACACTGCGCCGATTTTAGTTGTCGATGAAGCAGATCTGGCATTTGACATGGGCTTCATTGAAGATATTGACGGCTTTGCGTCGCATATGCCTGAAAAGCTTGAAATGTTCGTGTTCTCAGCGACAATTCCAGAAAAATTAAAACCATTCCTAAAGAAATACATGGATTCACCGATCCATATTCATATGAATGATAAACGTCCGGTGGCGGAAGGCATTGACTTTGTATTAGTACCTGTACGTTCGAAGGCACGTAATACACGTTTACTTGAAGTAATTAAGGGAATCAATCCATTCCTTGCTGTTATTTTCTGTAACACACGTAAAAATGCAGAATCGGTAGCGAGCTTTTTAGCGGAACAAGGTATCCGTGCAGGACAAATCCACGGAGATTTAAGTCCGCGTGACCGTAAAAAAATGATGAAGCAAGTACGTGATCTTGAGTTCCAATATATCGTAGCAACAGATTTAGCTGCACGTGGTATTGATATTCAAGGGATTTCGCATGTTATCAACTATGAAATTCCGGAAGATCTTGAGTTCTTCATTCACCGTGTTGGTCGTACAGCACGTGCCGGCTCAAAAGGAACAGCGATTACGTTATTCCAGCCGGAAGATGAGGATGCAGTAGTACGCATCGAAAAAATGGGGATTCCATTTGTACAAAAAGATATTAAAAATGGCGAATGGTCTGACTTAAAAGACCGTCACCAGCGTGCAAGCCGTAAAGGTGAGCGTAAAGAAGATGAAATCGATGCAAAAGCCAAGGCCCTAGTACGTAAGCCGAAGAAAGTTAAACCAGGCTATAAACGTAATATGAAGTGGGAAATGGAAAAAGTGAAAAAACGCGAACGCCGTATTAAAGCGCGCCGCAACAATAACTAA
- a CDS encoding deoxyribonuclease IV, whose protein sequence is MLLGSHVSMSGKKMLLGASEEALSYGANTFMIYTGAPQNTRRKPIEELNIMKGLLHMKENGLSNIVVHAPYIINLGNTTKPETFELGVNFLQEEIKRTAALEATQIVLHPGAHVGAGVDAGIERIVEGLNEVLTQDYPVQIALETMAGKGTEIGRTFEELARIIDGVTNNERLSICMDTCHIHDAGYDVTGDFDGVLNEFDKVIGLDRLKVLHINDSKNVRGAGKDRHENIGFGEIGFEAMHYIVHHPQLMHLPKILETPFVGPDAKNKKAPYLHEIAMLRNSEFQPALIDAMRE, encoded by the coding sequence ATGTTATTAGGTTCACATGTTTCGATGAGCGGAAAAAAAATGCTGCTAGGTGCCAGCGAAGAAGCATTAAGCTATGGTGCCAATACTTTTATGATCTATACAGGCGCACCTCAAAATACGCGCAGAAAGCCGATTGAAGAGCTGAATATTATGAAGGGCCTGCTCCATATGAAAGAGAACGGACTATCCAACATTGTTGTCCATGCACCGTATATTATCAATTTAGGGAATACGACAAAACCGGAAACTTTTGAGCTTGGCGTAAACTTTTTGCAGGAAGAAATTAAACGTACTGCTGCATTGGAAGCGACACAAATCGTACTGCATCCTGGTGCGCATGTCGGTGCAGGTGTTGATGCGGGTATTGAACGGATTGTAGAAGGTTTAAATGAAGTGCTGACACAGGACTACCCAGTACAGATCGCATTGGAAACGATGGCGGGCAAAGGCACTGAAATCGGTCGTACATTTGAAGAATTGGCACGTATTATCGATGGTGTGACAAACAATGAGCGCCTGTCGATTTGTATGGACACATGCCATATTCATGACGCCGGCTACGACGTTACAGGTGACTTTGACGGAGTGTTAAATGAATTTGATAAAGTCATCGGGTTGGATCGTTTAAAAGTACTGCACATTAATGATTCAAAAAATGTGCGCGGTGCTGGAAAAGACCGTCATGAAAATATCGGTTTTGGTGAAATCGGTTTTGAGGCAATGCACTATATTGTTCATCATCCACAGTTAATGCATTTACCGAAAATACTGGAAACACCATTTGTCGGTCCGGATGCAAAAAACAAAAAAGCGCCATATTTACATGAAATTGCGATGCTTCGCAATAGTGAATTCCAGCCAGCATTAATTGATGCAATGCGCGAATAA
- a CDS encoding D-alanyl-D-alanine carboxypeptidase yields MKKIFQLVILLALFFSLPIQSFASINGAVTTHLGKSNAAVTIRDAESGKIVYSQNGDKLMRPASNMKLVSGAAALSILGEDYRFKTNLYIDGIIVNDTLNGNVYIKGSGDPTLKKDDFLEFAKELKRIGIRTINGHLIGDDTAFSGSTLPPGVLKSDETYYFGARTSAITMSQNNDFDASTVIITAKPGKVGAKPSYSIEPNLSGMVISNQAKTVSKGSRNTITIKRAYNTNRIIISGNLPQGSSKKEWVTLQDPSKNTMQAIKQTLQGTGLKFVKSSKVELGKVPQKATLLYTNESRMLAAIFPAFMKLSNNSIADILVKAMGKQQLGEGSTNKGATLLKKYSDSLDIPVNNWRFADGSGLSNSNRVTSNGLSQLLYKVQKESYFGTFFDSLPVAGNKDRMVGGTLKSRLTNSALQNRIYAKTGYIPNVYTLSGYMKGQSGKQYIFSILLENKSSGNVYIDRTMAALVKNL; encoded by the coding sequence ATGAAAAAAATATTTCAGCTCGTCATTTTGTTAGCGTTATTCTTTTCATTGCCTATTCAAAGTTTCGCATCGATCAATGGTGCGGTTACAACACATTTAGGGAAAAGTAATGCAGCAGTGACGATTCGTGACGCAGAGAGCGGGAAAATCGTCTATTCCCAAAACGGGGACAAACTGATGCGACCGGCTTCCAATATGAAATTAGTTTCGGGTGCTGCCGCATTGTCGATTTTAGGCGAGGACTATCGTTTTAAAACAAATTTATATATCGATGGCATTATTGTCAACGATACATTAAATGGAAATGTTTACATAAAAGGCAGTGGCGATCCGACATTAAAAAAAGATGACTTTTTAGAGTTTGCAAAAGAATTGAAGCGCATTGGCATTCGTACAATCAATGGTCATTTAATCGGTGATGATACAGCATTTTCCGGCAGTACATTGCCACCGGGTGTTCTAAAGTCGGATGAGACGTATTACTTCGGTGCACGTACTTCTGCGATTACGATGTCACAAAACAATGACTTTGATGCGAGTACAGTCATTATTACTGCAAAGCCTGGTAAAGTTGGAGCAAAACCGAGCTATTCGATTGAACCGAATTTAAGCGGTATGGTCATTTCCAACCAAGCAAAAACAGTTAGTAAAGGAAGTCGTAATACAATCACAATCAAGCGTGCCTACAATACAAACCGTATTATCATTTCCGGAAACCTGCCACAAGGGAGCAGTAAGAAGGAATGGGTAACATTGCAAGACCCGTCGAAAAACACAATGCAGGCAATTAAGCAGACGCTGCAAGGGACAGGTTTAAAATTTGTGAAGAGTTCGAAAGTGGAATTAGGAAAAGTTCCGCAAAAGGCAACATTGCTTTACACGAATGAATCACGCATGTTGGCAGCCATTTTCCCGGCATTTATGAAACTGAGCAACAACAGTATTGCCGATATTCTTGTAAAGGCAATGGGTAAGCAGCAGCTAGGTGAAGGCAGTACGAACAAAGGTGCCACGTTACTGAAAAAATACAGTGATTCATTGGATATTCCTGTGAACAACTGGCGTTTTGCAGATGGTTCTGGATTGTCCAATTCAAACCGTGTAACGTCAAACGGGCTTTCGCAGTTATTGTACAAAGTTCAAAAAGAATCTTATTTCGGTACATTTTTTGATTCGTTGCCAGTCGCCGGCAATAAAGATCGCATGGTCGGCGGTACATTAAAAAGCCGTTTAACAAACAGTGCTTTGCAAAATAGAATTTATGCAAAAACAGGCTATATCCCGAATGTATATACATTATCAGGTTATATGAAAGGCCAAAGCGGAAAACAATATATCTTCTCGATCCTACTGGAAAATAAATCAAGTGGAAATGTATATATTGACCGTACAATGGCAGCGCTTGTAAAAAACTTATAG
- a CDS encoding peptidase C15 encodes MEKLLLTGFEPFLSNPINPTMEVVQALNGKSIGQYEIIGHVLSVDFAKAPEQFLALVEEVKPTIIVSLGLAAGITKISPERVALNVKDGEKDNAGNAFEDAPIKEDGDVAYLSTLPIRKIVNRLNSAGYPTAISNSAGTYLCNNIMYEGLYYAAKNEAIRAAGFIHIPASFELAIEHGRIPGWSMRDLTAAIELALDVCVGKNAG; translated from the coding sequence ATGGAGAAATTACTTTTAACAGGATTTGAACCGTTTTTATCAAATCCGATCAACCCTACAATGGAAGTGGTACAGGCACTGAACGGAAAATCAATCGGTCAGTATGAAATTATTGGCCATGTATTGTCTGTCGATTTTGCAAAAGCACCGGAACAGTTTTTGGCACTGGTCGAAGAAGTAAAGCCGACGATTATCGTTTCATTAGGCTTAGCAGCGGGCATTACGAAAATTTCTCCGGAACGTGTTGCATTGAATGTAAAAGATGGGGAAAAGGACAATGCAGGGAATGCATTTGAGGATGCACCGATCAAAGAAGATGGGGATGTTGCGTATTTGTCGACATTGCCGATCCGTAAAATTGTCAACCGTTTAAATTCTGCAGGTTATCCGACAGCAATATCCAATTCTGCCGGAACATATTTATGTAATAATATTATGTATGAAGGTTTGTACTACGCTGCAAAGAATGAAGCAATCCGAGCTGCAGGATTTATTCATATACCTGCATCATTCGAGCTGGCGATCGAACACGGCCGGATTCCGGGCTGGTCAATGCGTGATTTAACAGCGGCCATTGAACTGGCACTCGATGTATGTGTAGGTAAGAATGCTGGATAA
- a CDS encoding isopropylmalate synthase, whose protein sequence is MLQWLDNLKGMNDRQLQDFAKQQGLELSIEEVQKLQKILKHANISWALTGVPKEVLKKIQKLLGDRRYKKLMKLVGL, encoded by the coding sequence ATGCTACAATGGCTTGATAACTTAAAAGGAATGAATGACAGGCAACTGCAGGATTTCGCCAAACAGCAGGGACTTGAATTGAGCATAGAAGAAGTTCAGAAGCTGCAAAAAATTCTGAAGCATGCCAATATCAGCTGGGCTCTTACCGGCGTTCCAAAAGAAGTTTTAAAAAAAATTCAGAAGCTGCTTGGGGATAGACGTTATAAAAAATTAATGAAGTTAGTCGGTTTGTAA
- a CDS encoding zinc ABC transporter ATP-binding protein: MKKPLIELKDVSFQYEYTQALKNISLRVNEGDFLALIGQNGSGKSTLLKLILGLLKPMSGEIKLFGEQASHFKHREWIGYVSQKSNAFNSGFPATVEEVVKSGLSQKVGLFKRYPKDADILVKSALKDVGMDKFLKRNIGQLSGGQQQRVFIARALVSDPKLLILDEPTVGIDRENVQAFYDMLAHLNKHHNMTMILVTHDVDTVSDRVSHVACLNQSIHFHGYKNDFDTISEEQIASWNGHSVRKIH, encoded by the coding sequence ATGAAAAAACCATTGATAGAATTGAAGGATGTTTCCTTTCAATATGAATACACACAAGCATTGAAAAATATTTCACTACGTGTCAATGAAGGCGATTTTTTAGCATTAATTGGGCAAAACGGCTCCGGTAAATCGACACTTTTGAAATTGATTTTAGGACTGTTAAAGCCTATGTCAGGGGAAATTAAATTATTTGGCGAACAAGCAAGCCATTTTAAACACCGCGAATGGATTGGCTATGTTTCTCAAAAATCCAATGCCTTTAACTCGGGGTTTCCTGCAACGGTCGAAGAAGTCGTGAAAAGTGGTTTATCGCAAAAGGTAGGGCTGTTTAAACGCTATCCAAAAGATGCGGATATTTTAGTGAAAAGTGCTTTAAAAGATGTCGGCATGGATAAATTTCTAAAACGGAATATTGGACAGCTTTCCGGCGGGCAGCAGCAGCGTGTGTTCATTGCACGTGCTTTAGTATCCGATCCGAAGCTTCTTATTTTGGATGAACCGACAGTCGGAATTGACCGAGAAAATGTGCAGGCATTCTATGATATGCTCGCACATTTAAATAAGCATCACAATATGACGATGATTTTAGTTACACATGATGTGGACACGGTTTCGGATCGTGTCAGTCATGTAGCGTGCTTAAATCAGTCGATTCATTTCCACGGGTACAAAAATGATTTTGATACGATTTCGGAAGAACAGATTGCTAGCTGGAACGGCCACTCTGTTCGAAAGATTCACTAA
- a CDS encoding metal ABC transporter permease, whose amino-acid sequence MIEAILNYEFLQNAFFSGLVIGVIAPLLGVFIVVRRLSLIADALSHVTLAGIAGSLYLSQSFAALALLNPIYLGIIASVSGSILIERLRRLYKHYEELAIPIIMSGGIGVSAILISLASGFNTDLMSYLFGSVSAVSRQDLYVVLAIAVVVVLFLVLFFKELFVLSFDEEYAKASGLPAKWIHLLFMIVVALVIAASMRIVGILLVSSLMTLPVAAAMRLARGFKEAIILAIVFGELAVVIGLISAFYLNLAPGGTIVVTSILILLLVILIKKLVLKFTIKSEGEEIL is encoded by the coding sequence ATGATAGAAGCTATATTAAACTATGAATTTTTGCAAAATGCCTTTTTCTCAGGGCTTGTTATTGGAGTAATTGCACCATTGCTTGGTGTATTTATCGTAGTAAGACGTTTATCGCTAATTGCGGATGCACTGTCGCATGTAACACTGGCGGGGATTGCCGGGAGCCTGTACTTGAGCCAATCGTTTGCAGCGCTGGCTTTGCTGAACCCGATTTATTTAGGGATTATCGCATCTGTAAGTGGTTCGATCTTAATTGAACGATTACGCCGACTATATAAACATTATGAAGAACTTGCGATACCAATTATTATGTCGGGCGGAATCGGTGTGAGTGCCATTTTAATATCACTTGCAAGCGGATTTAATACCGATTTAATGAGCTATTTATTTGGCTCTGTATCGGCTGTATCACGTCAGGATCTATATGTTGTGCTGGCAATTGCAGTCGTAGTTGTATTATTTTTAGTTTTATTTTTTAAAGAGCTTTTCGTATTGTCATTCGATGAGGAATATGCGAAAGCAAGCGGTTTACCTGCGAAATGGATTCATTTATTGTTCATGATCGTTGTCGCACTCGTTATCGCAGCAAGTATGCGTATTGTCGGGATTTTGCTTGTTTCAAGCTTAATGACATTGCCGGTAGCTGCAGCGATGCGTTTAGCTCGCGGTTTTAAAGAGGCGATTATTTTAGCGATTGTATTTGGAGAGCTGGCAGTAGTAATCGGACTCATTTCTGCATTTTACCTGAACTTGGCACCGGGTGGAACAATTGTTGTCACATCTATTTTGATCTTGCTATTAGTAATTTTAATCAAAAAGCTTGTTTTGAAATTCACAATTAAATCGGAAGGGGAAGAGATACTGTGA
- a CDS encoding transcriptional repressor: MNAARAWEILKDNGYKKTDKRELILGMFASTDKYLTARDLLSVLKKDFPGMSFDTIYRNLATFVELDILEETELNGERNFRMHCESDHHHHHFICRDCGNVKELSVCPMEMLGEKLPGYAVEAHKFEIYGKCPDCL; encoded by the coding sequence GTGAATGCAGCGCGCGCGTGGGAAATATTAAAGGATAATGGCTATAAAAAGACGGATAAACGAGAGTTGATTTTGGGTATGTTTGCATCTACAGACAAATATTTGACTGCCCGTGATTTGTTATCAGTATTGAAAAAAGATTTCCCTGGGATGAGTTTCGATACAATTTACCGTAACCTCGCTACTTTCGTGGAGCTTGATATTCTAGAAGAAACAGAATTAAACGGTGAGCGTAACTTCCGTATGCATTGTGAGTCGGATCATCATCACCACCATTTTATTTGCCGTGATTGCGGGAATGTAAAGGAACTGTCTGTTTGCCCGATGGAAATGCTCGGTGAAAAGCTGCCGGGTTATGCTGTAGAAGCACACAAATTTGAGATTTATGGCAAATGTCCGGATTGTTTGTAA
- a CDS encoding cobalamin-binding protein, with amino-acid sequence MKFKNKWIVALAATFLLAACGSNDEKSENDVKKEEQAGSKSEGAPYTVVDDRGVEVTFDEVPETIISLQPSNTEILFELGVGEQIIGATEYDTYPEAAQKIERVSTSTAINAERILELNPDVVVAYTIGEEAQIAQLEDAGLKVFVIASAATFDDVYSDIIQLSEVMDVKEKGEEIVADIKAQIETVQEKTATIDTKKKAYYEVSPAPDLWTTGSSTFQQEIMDHANVENIFADQTSWISVTEEDVITRNPEIIITPATYMENAVDEILGRTGWDKIQAVSEKAVYLVDGDIMSRPGPRIGEAVEIMAQSVYPELFK; translated from the coding sequence ATGAAATTTAAGAACAAATGGATCGTTGCTTTAGCGGCAACATTCTTATTAGCAGCATGCGGATCAAATGATGAAAAGTCTGAAAATGATGTGAAAAAAGAAGAGCAAGCCGGTTCGAAAAGTGAAGGTGCACCGTATACAGTTGTTGATGATCGTGGTGTTGAAGTAACATTCGATGAAGTACCGGAAACGATTATTTCCCTGCAGCCTAGCAATACAGAAATTTTGTTTGAACTGGGTGTCGGTGAACAAATTATCGGGGCAACAGAATATGATACATATCCGGAAGCCGCACAAAAAATTGAGCGTGTGTCGACTTCAACTGCCATCAATGCAGAGCGAATTCTGGAATTAAATCCGGATGTCGTTGTTGCCTATACAATCGGGGAGGAAGCACAAATTGCCCAATTGGAAGATGCAGGTTTAAAAGTGTTTGTAATTGCTTCGGCTGCGACATTTGATGATGTTTATTCGGATATTATCCAACTGTCCGAAGTAATGGATGTAAAAGAAAAAGGCGAAGAAATTGTAGCAGACATTAAAGCACAAATCGAAACAGTACAAGAAAAAACAGCGACAATCGATACGAAGAAAAAAGCATATTATGAAGTTTCGCCAGCTCCGGATCTTTGGACTACCGGCAGCAGTACGTTCCAGCAGGAAATAATGGATCACGCCAATGTTGAAAATATTTTTGCTGATCAGACGAGCTGGATTAGTGTGACGGAAGAAGATGTCATTACTCGTAATCCTGAAATTATTATTACACCGGCAACCTATATGGAAAATGCAGTTGATGAGATTCTAGGACGCACTGGTTGGGATAAAATACAGGCAGTTTCAGAAAAGGCGGTTTATCTAGTCGATGGAGATATTATGTCCCGTCCTGGACCGCGTATTGGTGAAGCCGTTGAAATTATGGCACAATCAGTATACCCGGAACTATTTAAATAA